The following proteins are co-located in the Syngnathus scovelli strain Florida chromosome 5, RoL_Ssco_1.2, whole genome shotgun sequence genome:
- the LOC125968646 gene encoding choline transporter-like protein 2 isoform X2, with protein sequence MLHIKKRGEVGKFDPDFKGPIHKRGCTDIVCCFLFIVALLAYFGVGILAWSQGDPRKILYPTDSKGNFCGQKGTPQENKTFLFYYNILMCASPAVLLQGQCPTTQICVKHCPYKHLTLAEAVKNKDDRDYYAEFCQEGVNSSWPIHILKQYCPSSILASKAFTRRCVPTMSRLKNGSVVVGNNTMVTIDSVNVPAIEVLNATKKSNMLFEARQLAMKIFEDYTQSWHYIIIALTIAMVCSWFFIILLRFLADIMVWVMIVLVIGIVAYGVLHCFLQYQSLRADPSTDVTIGQLGMQPDFAVYLEIRQTWLIFTITLAIVEFLIIATLIFLRKRLMVAIALIKESSRALGYVTSSLFYPLLTSVLLAIVIAYWAVTSVYLATSNSEVYKVSADENCTFRFNTCDPKTFNKTNMSAECPEAECNFAYHGGDTLYHKYITLFQFYNAFLFFWCGNFVTALGQVTLAGAFASYYWAFKKPDDIPPNPVMSSLGRTLRYHTGSVAFGSLVLALVQIIRVILEYLNHKLQGARNKYAKFLLNCMKCCFWCLEKCIKFLNRNAYIMIAIYGKNFCTSAQDAFMLLLRNIARVAVLDKVTDFLLFLGKLLIVGVIGIISFFFFTGRMDSPEYASPTLNYYWVPIMTNIVGSYLIAHGFFSVYSMCVDTLFLCFCEDLERNDGSPERPYYMSPELHDLIGLSRRSEGDGDDADSPASKGDVLEVENIQLQELKMQSNASHANVEDEPLRDNAEVANETNEQTRETEEQTVSEDAVLEKERSRGDSGS encoded by the exons ATGTTGCATATCAAAAAACGAG GGGAGGTCGGGAAGTTTGACCCAGACTTCAAGGGGCCCATTCACAAGAG GGGATGCACGGATATAGTCTGCTGTTTTCTCTTCATCGTTGCCTTGCTTGCCTATTTTGGTGTGGGAATTCTTG CCTGGTCCCAGGGTGACCCCAGGAAAATCCTCTATCCCACTGACAGCAAAGGGAACTTCTGCGGGCAAAAAGGAACACCCCAGGA GAACAAGACTTTTCTGTTTTACTACAATATCTTGATGTGTGCGAGTCCTGCGGTTTTGCTTCAAGGCCAGTGTCCCACCACTCAG ATATGTGTAAAACACTGTCCTTACAAACATCTCACGTTGGCTGAAGCCGTTAAAAACAAAGACGACCGTGACTACTACGCAGAGTTTTGCCAGGAAGGTGTCAATTCATCATGG cctATCCACATCCTGAAACAATATTGCCCTTCCTCAATCTTGGCCAGCAAAGCCT TCACACGACGCTGCGTTCCAACTATGTCAAGATTAAAGAATGGCTCGGTGGTTGTGGGCAATAATACCATGGTTACAATCGACTCCGTCAACGTTCCCGCCATCGAAGTACTCAATGCGACCAA GAAGTCCAACATGCTTTTTGAAGCTCGCCAATTGGCCATGAAAATCTTTGAGGATTACACTCAGTCCTGGCACTATATCATTAT AGCTCTGACAATAGCAATGGTTTGCAGCTGGTTCTTCATAATCCTGCTACGCTTCCTGGCAGACATCATGGTGTGGGTCATGATTGTCTTGGTCATTGGAATCGTAGCCTATG GTGTGCTGCATTGTTTCCTGCAATATCAAAGTCTGAGAGCGGATCCTTCTACCGACGTGACTATCGGCCAGCTGGGAATGCAGCCCGACTTCGCGGTCTACCTTGAGATCAGACAAACCTGGCTTATATTCA caatcACCCTCGCCATTGTGGAGTTCCTCATCATCGCGACACTCATCTTCCTTAGGAAGAGGCTCATGGTTGCCATCGCCCTCATCAAAGAGTCCAGCAG ggctCTTGGATATGTGACATCATCATTATTCTATCCATTGCTGACTTCTGTCCTCCTGGCAATTGTGATAGCTTACTGGGCGGTCACTTCCGT CTATCTGGCCACATCTAATTCTGAAGTGTACAAAGTGTCCGCCGATGAGAATTGCACATTCCGTTTTAACACCTGTGATCCCAAG ACGTTCAATAAAACCAACATGTCGGCCGAGTGTCCCGAAGCCGAGTGTAACTTTGCCTACCATGGTGGGGATACCCTGTACCACAAATACATCACCTTGTTCCAGTTTTACAAcgccttcctcttcttctgGTGTGGCAATTTTGTGACGGCCTTGGGAcaggtcactctggctggggccTTTGCCTCTTATTACTGGGCCTTTAAGAAGCCTGATGATATACCCCCCAACCCCGTCATGTCTTCTCTGGGGCGCACCCTCAG ATATCACACTGGTTCAGTGGCATTTGGCTCACTGGTCCTGGCGTTGGTCCAGATCATCAGGGTTATTCTGGAGTATCTTAATCACAAGCTGCAAG GTGCTAGAAACAAGTATGCTAAATTCTTGCTGAACTGCATGAAATGTTGCTTCTGGTGTCTGGAGAAATGCATCAAGTTCTTGAACAGAAATGCTTACATCATG ATTGCCATCTATGGGAAAAATTTCTGTACATCAGCTCAAGACGCTTTTATGCTTCTGTTAAGGAACATTGCCAG GGTGGCTGTCTTGGACAAAGTGACAGACTTCCTGTTGTTCCTTGGGAAACTGCTCATTGTTGGAGTTATTG GAATCatctctttcttcttctttaccGGAAGAATGGATTCTCCTGAGTACGCTTCTCCTACTTTGAACTACTACTGGGTCCCCATAATG ACAAATATAGTTGGATCCTACCTCATTGCCCATGGCTTCTTCAGCGTCTACTCCATGTGTGTCGACACACTCTTCCTCTGCTTCT GTGAGGACTTGGAAAGAAATGACGGCTCGCCCGAAAGGCCTTACTACATGTCCCCCGAGCTGCACGACCTCATCGGCTTGTCAAGGAGGTCAGAGGGAGATGGAGACGATGCTGACTCTCCTGCAAGCAAAGGAGATGTGTTGGAAGTGGAAAATATTCAACTGCAAGAACTTAAGATGCAGTCTAACGCCTCACATGCGAATGTGGAAGATGAGCCTCTGCGAGATAACGCTGAAGTTGCAAATGAGACCAACGAGCAAACAAGGGAGACCGAGGAGCAAACAGTCAGTGAAGATGCGGTgttggaaaaagaaagaagcaGGGGTGACAGTGGTTCTTAA
- the syce2 gene encoding synaptonemal complex central element protein 2, translating into MDYFFGEAPASNSSQNEGRDEDPRMLQVDDSEASSSRNDTEENSSSYDISRRVQELVDKIHNHRANDHKEIESFQQTIVDKVTEVCQQMKEDLYKAYEENSDEMQVKLMELTNVLDMCSKLHRELLEASKMLTGLRDGLAVNGTAESMTD; encoded by the exons ATGGACTATTTCTTTGGCGAAGCACCCGCCTCAAATTCCAGCCAGAACGAAGGACGAGATGAGGACCCACGTATG CTTCAGGTCGATGATTCAGAGGCCAGTTCGAGCAGGAATGACACTGAAGAGAATTCCAG CTCCTATGACATCAGCAGAAGAGTGCAGGAACTGGTGGACAAGATTCACAACCACCGCGCCAATGACCATAAAGAAATTGAAAGCTTTCAGCAGACTATTGTAGACAAG GTGACGGAGGTATGCCAACAAATGAAGGAGGACTTGTACAAGGCCTACGAAGAGAACAGCGACGAGATGCAGGTGAAGCTGATGGAGTTGACCAATGTGCTGGATATGTGCTCCAAACTCCACAGGGAGCTCCTGGAGGCCAGCAAAATGCTGACCGGCCTGCGAGATGGCCTCGCCGTCAACGGCACAGCAGAATCCATGACAGACTAG
- the LOC125968646 gene encoding choline transporter-like protein 2 isoform X1 has translation MEPEGKKSEIKYGEVGKFDPDFKGPIHKRGCTDIVCCFLFIVALLAYFGVGILAWSQGDPRKILYPTDSKGNFCGQKGTPQENKTFLFYYNILMCASPAVLLQGQCPTTQICVKHCPYKHLTLAEAVKNKDDRDYYAEFCQEGVNSSWPIHILKQYCPSSILASKAFTRRCVPTMSRLKNGSVVVGNNTMVTIDSVNVPAIEVLNATKKSNMLFEARQLAMKIFEDYTQSWHYIIIALTIAMVCSWFFIILLRFLADIMVWVMIVLVIGIVAYGVLHCFLQYQSLRADPSTDVTIGQLGMQPDFAVYLEIRQTWLIFTITLAIVEFLIIATLIFLRKRLMVAIALIKESSRALGYVTSSLFYPLLTSVLLAIVIAYWAVTSVYLATSNSEVYKVSADENCTFRFNTCDPKTFNKTNMSAECPEAECNFAYHGGDTLYHKYITLFQFYNAFLFFWCGNFVTALGQVTLAGAFASYYWAFKKPDDIPPNPVMSSLGRTLRYHTGSVAFGSLVLALVQIIRVILEYLNHKLQGARNKYAKFLLNCMKCCFWCLEKCIKFLNRNAYIMIAIYGKNFCTSAQDAFMLLLRNIARVAVLDKVTDFLLFLGKLLIVGVIGIISFFFFTGRMDSPEYASPTLNYYWVPIMTNIVGSYLIAHGFFSVYSMCVDTLFLCFCEDLERNDGSPERPYYMSPELHDLIGLSRRSEGDGDDADSPASKGDVLEVENIQLQELKMQSNASHANVEDEPLRDNAEVANETNEQTRETEEQTVSEDAVLEKERSRGDSGS, from the exons ATGGAACCGGAGGGCAAAAAGTCGGAAATTAAATACG GGGAGGTCGGGAAGTTTGACCCAGACTTCAAGGGGCCCATTCACAAGAG GGGATGCACGGATATAGTCTGCTGTTTTCTCTTCATCGTTGCCTTGCTTGCCTATTTTGGTGTGGGAATTCTTG CCTGGTCCCAGGGTGACCCCAGGAAAATCCTCTATCCCACTGACAGCAAAGGGAACTTCTGCGGGCAAAAAGGAACACCCCAGGA GAACAAGACTTTTCTGTTTTACTACAATATCTTGATGTGTGCGAGTCCTGCGGTTTTGCTTCAAGGCCAGTGTCCCACCACTCAG ATATGTGTAAAACACTGTCCTTACAAACATCTCACGTTGGCTGAAGCCGTTAAAAACAAAGACGACCGTGACTACTACGCAGAGTTTTGCCAGGAAGGTGTCAATTCATCATGG cctATCCACATCCTGAAACAATATTGCCCTTCCTCAATCTTGGCCAGCAAAGCCT TCACACGACGCTGCGTTCCAACTATGTCAAGATTAAAGAATGGCTCGGTGGTTGTGGGCAATAATACCATGGTTACAATCGACTCCGTCAACGTTCCCGCCATCGAAGTACTCAATGCGACCAA GAAGTCCAACATGCTTTTTGAAGCTCGCCAATTGGCCATGAAAATCTTTGAGGATTACACTCAGTCCTGGCACTATATCATTAT AGCTCTGACAATAGCAATGGTTTGCAGCTGGTTCTTCATAATCCTGCTACGCTTCCTGGCAGACATCATGGTGTGGGTCATGATTGTCTTGGTCATTGGAATCGTAGCCTATG GTGTGCTGCATTGTTTCCTGCAATATCAAAGTCTGAGAGCGGATCCTTCTACCGACGTGACTATCGGCCAGCTGGGAATGCAGCCCGACTTCGCGGTCTACCTTGAGATCAGACAAACCTGGCTTATATTCA caatcACCCTCGCCATTGTGGAGTTCCTCATCATCGCGACACTCATCTTCCTTAGGAAGAGGCTCATGGTTGCCATCGCCCTCATCAAAGAGTCCAGCAG ggctCTTGGATATGTGACATCATCATTATTCTATCCATTGCTGACTTCTGTCCTCCTGGCAATTGTGATAGCTTACTGGGCGGTCACTTCCGT CTATCTGGCCACATCTAATTCTGAAGTGTACAAAGTGTCCGCCGATGAGAATTGCACATTCCGTTTTAACACCTGTGATCCCAAG ACGTTCAATAAAACCAACATGTCGGCCGAGTGTCCCGAAGCCGAGTGTAACTTTGCCTACCATGGTGGGGATACCCTGTACCACAAATACATCACCTTGTTCCAGTTTTACAAcgccttcctcttcttctgGTGTGGCAATTTTGTGACGGCCTTGGGAcaggtcactctggctggggccTTTGCCTCTTATTACTGGGCCTTTAAGAAGCCTGATGATATACCCCCCAACCCCGTCATGTCTTCTCTGGGGCGCACCCTCAG ATATCACACTGGTTCAGTGGCATTTGGCTCACTGGTCCTGGCGTTGGTCCAGATCATCAGGGTTATTCTGGAGTATCTTAATCACAAGCTGCAAG GTGCTAGAAACAAGTATGCTAAATTCTTGCTGAACTGCATGAAATGTTGCTTCTGGTGTCTGGAGAAATGCATCAAGTTCTTGAACAGAAATGCTTACATCATG ATTGCCATCTATGGGAAAAATTTCTGTACATCAGCTCAAGACGCTTTTATGCTTCTGTTAAGGAACATTGCCAG GGTGGCTGTCTTGGACAAAGTGACAGACTTCCTGTTGTTCCTTGGGAAACTGCTCATTGTTGGAGTTATTG GAATCatctctttcttcttctttaccGGAAGAATGGATTCTCCTGAGTACGCTTCTCCTACTTTGAACTACTACTGGGTCCCCATAATG ACAAATATAGTTGGATCCTACCTCATTGCCCATGGCTTCTTCAGCGTCTACTCCATGTGTGTCGACACACTCTTCCTCTGCTTCT GTGAGGACTTGGAAAGAAATGACGGCTCGCCCGAAAGGCCTTACTACATGTCCCCCGAGCTGCACGACCTCATCGGCTTGTCAAGGAGGTCAGAGGGAGATGGAGACGATGCTGACTCTCCTGCAAGCAAAGGAGATGTGTTGGAAGTGGAAAATATTCAACTGCAAGAACTTAAGATGCAGTCTAACGCCTCACATGCGAATGTGGAAGATGAGCCTCTGCGAGATAACGCTGAAGTTGCAAATGAGACCAACGAGCAAACAAGGGAGACCGAGGAGCAAACAGTCAGTGAAGATGCGGTgttggaaaaagaaagaagcaGGGGTGACAGTGGTTCTTAA
- the LOC125968649 gene encoding glutaryl-CoA dehydrogenase, mitochondrial has translation MALRSFTRLLSSTPKCAAVSACRAQSTTAASAKVNDAEEIKKAPKGAKVPFNWRDALNLEGQLTEEEVMIRDSFRDYCQEKLMPRIVMANRHEHFHREIVSEMGELGVLGPTIKGYGCAGTSYVAYGLTAREIERVDSGYRSVMSVQSSLVMHPINAYGTEAQKEKYLPRLARGEILGCFGLTEPNHGSDPSSMETKAIYNPSSGTFTISGAKTWITNSPEADIAVVWAKCEDGKVRGFILERGMKGLATPKIEGKFSLRASATGMILMDEVEVPQENLLPNVSGLAGPFGCLNNARYGIAWGALGAAEFCFHAARQYTLDRIQFGVPLARNQLMQKKMADMLTEITIGLQSCLSLGRLIDEKKAAPEMISMLKRNSCGKALDIARQARDMLGGNGIADEYHIIRHVMNLEAVNTYEGTHDIHALILGRAITGLQSFTVEQ, from the exons ATGGCTCTGAGAAGTTTCACTCGTCTGCTGTCAAGCACCCCAAAATGTGCAGCTGTCAGTGCGTGCCGAGCCCAGAGTACAACTGCGGCTTCTGCCAAAgttaacg ATgctgaagaaatcaaaaaggCTCCCAAGGGAG CCAAGGTGCCATTCAACTGGCGAGACGCTCTGAACTTGGAGGGTCAGTTGACAGAGGAGGAGGTGATGATCCGGGACTCCTTCCGCGACTACTGCCAGGAAAAACTCATGCCTCGCATCGTCATGGCCAACAGACACGAAC ATTTCCACCGTGAGATTGTTTCTGAGATGGGAGAGTTGGGTGTTCTTGGCCCCACTATTAAAG GTTACGGCTGTGCGGGAACAAGTTATGTGGCATATGGCTTGACTGCCAGAGAGATTGAAAGGGTGGATAGTGGCTATCGCTCAGTCATGAGCGTACAGTCCTCACTGGTCATGCATCCCATTAATGCTTATGGCACAGAGGCCCAGAAGGAGAAATACCTACCCAGGCTGG CTCGTGGAGAAATCCTTGGCTGTTTTGGCTTGACAGAGCCAAACCATGGCAGCGATCCCAGCAGCATGGAGACCAAGGCCATATACAACCCATCCAGCGGTACTTTCACTATCAGTGGAGCCAAAACATG GATCACCAATTCCCCTGAAGCAGACATTGCAGTGGTCTGGGCCAAGTGCGAAGATGGAAAGGTGCGCGGCTTCATCTTAGAGCGTGGAATGAAGGGTCTTGCTACCCCGAAGATAGAGGGCAAGTTCTCTCTGAGGGCCTCTGCCACTGGCATGATTCTAATGGATGAAGTGGAAGTTCCTCAGGAGAACCTTCTACCAAATGTCTCTGGTCTGGCT GGTCccttcggctgcctcaacaatgctcGGTATGGCATCGCCTGGGGAGCTCTGGGAGCAGCAGAATTCTGTTTCCATGCAGCAAGACAGTATACTTTGGACAG AATTCAGTTTGGGGTGCCACTGGCGAGGAATCAGCTTATGCAGAAGAAGATGGCTGACATGTTGACAGAGATCACCATCGGGCTGCAGTCATGTTTATCCCTCGGAAGACTTATTGATGAGAAGAA AGCAGCTCCTGAAATGATTTCCATGCTGAAGAGGAATAGCTGTGGCAAAGCTTTAGATATCGCAAGGCAAGCCCGAGACATGCTGGGAGGGAACGGAATTGCTGACGAGTACCACATCATCCGTCATGTCATGAACTTAGAGGCTGTTAACACCTATGAAG GAACCCATGACATCCACGCCTTGATCCTGGGCAGAGCAATTACTGGACTTCAATCATTTACAGTTGAACAGTAA